In Acidaminococcus timonensis, one DNA window encodes the following:
- a CDS encoding glucose-6-phosphate isomerase — translation MKQKITLPSGFSFDGTNMLGEGRITEQELHQLAPRIARAAAAVDDIRRTGKAKNHFSKDGNPEPVYFPRLPYPGEQSPNTPELLDQLKAFGESVRQNEDAVIFCGVGGSYLGGKVLYDCASSEFWPHRCDPLPSIFFSGNNVDSEDMTEIREWLEVLARNKKPLKVLLVPISKSGTTMETTTAFLYFYEYLSSHPDRFEVHGAVVTDKLLESGPLNRLARKFGWPMFDVPVGIGGRFSVLSTPGMVVGAVLGLDLPELLRGARDMDEACRSGDIETNPALFNATLKYVSAASHGATIEVIMPYAMRLKALGEWYVQLLAESLGKRKNREGETVFYGRTPVVAIGTTDMHAQTQMHQEGRRDKVVQFLFVESWKGKLTVHNPFPEIAEYQGYEGLDAADALQAAMEANEEALSSDNRLNALYTLPELSEYTLGQLFYFLMLSIAYEGELADVDAYDQPGVEIYKKIMKAKLKR, via the coding sequence ATGAAGCAAAAAATCACGTTGCCTTCCGGCTTTTCTTTTGATGGGACCAATATGTTGGGCGAGGGCCGGATCACGGAACAGGAACTGCACCAGCTGGCACCACGTATCGCCCGGGCCGCAGCGGCTGTGGATGATATCCGCCGAACCGGCAAGGCCAAAAACCATTTTTCCAAGGACGGCAATCCTGAACCCGTCTATTTTCCCCGGCTGCCCTATCCCGGGGAACAGTCTCCCAATACCCCGGAGCTGCTGGACCAGCTGAAAGCCTTCGGGGAATCGGTGCGTCAAAATGAAGATGCGGTGATCTTCTGCGGAGTGGGCGGTTCCTACCTGGGAGGGAAAGTCCTGTACGACTGCGCCAGCAGTGAATTCTGGCCCCATCGGTGTGATCCGCTGCCGTCCATTTTCTTCAGCGGCAACAACGTGGATTCGGAAGACATGACGGAAATCCGGGAATGGCTGGAAGTGCTGGCCCGGAACAAAAAGCCGCTGAAGGTGCTCCTGGTGCCCATTTCCAAATCCGGTACCACCATGGAAACCACCACGGCTTTCCTGTATTTCTATGAGTATCTGTCCAGTCATCCCGACCGGTTCGAAGTCCATGGAGCCGTGGTTACGGACAAATTGCTGGAAAGCGGGCCCCTGAACCGTCTGGCCCGGAAATTCGGCTGGCCCATGTTTGATGTGCCCGTGGGGATCGGTGGCCGGTTCAGCGTGCTGTCCACCCCCGGTATGGTGGTGGGAGCCGTGCTGGGGCTGGATCTGCCGGAACTGCTCCGGGGCGCCCGGGACATGGATGAAGCCTGCAGGAGCGGGGATATCGAGACCAACCCGGCCTTGTTCAATGCCACGCTGAAGTATGTGTCCGCCGCCAGCCATGGGGCCACCATCGAAGTGATCATGCCATATGCCATGCGGCTGAAGGCCCTGGGCGAATGGTATGTACAGCTGCTGGCAGAATCCCTGGGCAAACGGAAAAACCGGGAAGGGGAGACCGTATTCTATGGCCGTACTCCGGTGGTAGCCATCGGCACCACGGACATGCACGCCCAGACCCAGATGCACCAGGAAGGGCGCCGGGATAAAGTGGTCCAGTTCCTGTTCGTGGAAAGCTGGAAGGGGAAACTGACCGTACACAATCCCTTCCCGGAAATCGCCGAATACCAGGGATATGAGGGACTGGATGCAGCCGATGCCCTGCAGGCCGCCATGGAAGCCAATGAAGAAGCCCTGAGCAGCGACAATCGGCTGAATGCCCTGTACACCCTGCCGGAACTCAGCGAATATACCCTGGGACAGTTGTTCTACTTCCTGATGCTCAGCATCGCCTACGAAGGGGAATTGGCCGATGTGGATGCCTATGACCAGCCCGGAGTGGAAATCTATAAGAAAATCATGAAAGCCAAGCTGAAACGGTGA
- a CDS encoding aspartate aminotransferase family protein — translation MDTKEIMETTDKYYLPVFGRLPIALDHGEGVYLYDTDGKKYIDFLDGIAVNALGYDYPPLVKAVSEQAAKIMHGSNLFYYEVQAKAAKQLCEVTTFDRVFFANSGAEANEGAIKLARKYGDAISPKKFKIITALDSFHGRTMETLTATGQEHYHEGLSPLPAGFEYVPFGDGDALEKAMDDDVCGLLLEPIQGEGGVHVPPAGYLEKARELCDKHNALLIFDEIQTGVCRTGYWFAWMHSGVKPDVMTLAKAIGGGFPMGAFVVTERLAHVFKPGDHGSTFGGNALSCASCYAAIKAMKELELDKKARKTGEYFKKGLEALKAKHPDKVTDVRGMGLILGMELAKPGASLVTKALDKGLIINCTSGNVLRFVPPLVIGEAEIDTLLKGLDELLAEF, via the coding sequence ATGGATACAAAAGAAATCATGGAGACCACCGACAAGTACTATCTGCCGGTGTTCGGCCGTCTTCCCATTGCACTGGATCATGGGGAAGGGGTCTATTTATACGATACGGACGGAAAGAAATACATCGATTTCCTGGACGGGATTGCGGTGAACGCCCTGGGGTATGATTATCCGCCCCTGGTCAAGGCCGTCAGCGAACAGGCTGCCAAGATCATGCACGGATCCAACCTGTTCTACTACGAAGTCCAGGCCAAAGCGGCCAAGCAGCTGTGCGAAGTCACCACGTTCGACCGGGTGTTCTTTGCCAACAGTGGTGCAGAAGCCAATGAAGGGGCCATCAAACTGGCCCGGAAATACGGGGATGCCATCAGCCCCAAAAAATTCAAGATCATCACCGCCCTGGATTCCTTCCATGGACGGACCATGGAAACCCTGACTGCCACCGGCCAGGAACACTACCATGAAGGACTGTCTCCCCTGCCTGCCGGGTTCGAATACGTGCCCTTCGGCGATGGGGACGCCCTGGAAAAAGCCATGGACGACGATGTATGCGGCCTGCTGCTGGAACCCATCCAGGGCGAAGGCGGTGTCCACGTACCGCCTGCCGGGTATCTGGAAAAAGCCCGGGAACTGTGCGACAAGCACAACGCCCTGCTGATCTTCGATGAAATCCAGACCGGCGTGTGCCGTACCGGCTACTGGTTCGCCTGGATGCACAGTGGCGTGAAACCCGATGTGATGACCCTGGCCAAGGCCATCGGCGGCGGGTTCCCCATGGGCGCCTTTGTGGTGACGGAACGCCTGGCCCATGTGTTCAAGCCCGGCGACCACGGTTCCACCTTCGGCGGCAATGCCCTTTCCTGCGCCTCCTGCTATGCAGCCATCAAGGCCATGAAAGAACTGGAACTGGACAAGAAAGCCCGCAAGACCGGGGAATACTTCAAGAAAGGCCTGGAAGCCCTGAAAGCCAAACATCCGGACAAAGTCACGGACGTTCGGGGCATGGGCCTGATCCTGGGCATGGAACTGGCGAAACCCGGTGCCAGCCTGGTCACCAAAGCACTGGATAAGGGACTGATTATCAACTGCACCTCCGGCAACGTGCTCCGGTTCGTGCCGCCGCTGGTGATCGGAGAAGCTGAAATCGACACACTGCTGAAAGGACTGGACGAGCTTTTGGCAGAATTCTGA
- the argB gene encoding acetylglutamate kinase produces MQIKNNEMNILVEALPYLSAFKGKTVVVKYGGNAMLNDDLKNKVLEDIVFLRCAGMHPVVVHGGGPEITAMLKAAGKKSEFVSGLRVTDKETVGIAELALVGKTNTDLVRRLNILGGNAVGLNGKDAKLIEARKHLADVYENGQVNLVDIGYVGTVEKVNTDLINLLITNDYIPVIAPTGIGPDGETYNINADSVAGEVAGALKAEKLLMLTDVKGIFEDHNDPSTFISTLTFEKAQELIVKGSIDGGMIPKVKACISALSGGAVKTHIIDGRQEHSILQEIFSDEGVGTEVVRD; encoded by the coding sequence ATGCAGATCAAGAACAACGAGATGAATATATTAGTTGAAGCACTGCCATACTTAAGCGCTTTTAAAGGGAAAACGGTGGTCGTGAAATATGGCGGAAACGCCATGCTCAATGACGACTTGAAAAATAAAGTCCTGGAGGATATCGTTTTCCTCCGCTGCGCAGGTATGCACCCGGTGGTGGTCCACGGCGGCGGCCCGGAAATCACGGCCATGCTGAAGGCTGCCGGTAAAAAGTCCGAATTCGTCAGTGGCCTGCGGGTCACCGACAAGGAAACGGTGGGAATCGCCGAACTGGCCCTGGTGGGCAAGACCAACACCGATCTGGTGCGACGCCTGAACATCCTGGGCGGCAATGCGGTGGGCTTGAACGGCAAGGATGCCAAACTCATCGAAGCCCGCAAACATCTGGCCGATGTCTATGAGAACGGCCAGGTCAATCTGGTGGATATCGGGTATGTGGGCACGGTGGAAAAGGTCAACACCGACCTGATCAACCTGCTGATCACCAACGATTACATCCCGGTGATCGCTCCCACAGGCATCGGACCGGACGGCGAAACCTACAACATCAATGCGGACAGCGTGGCCGGTGAAGTAGCCGGTGCCCTGAAAGCCGAGAAACTGCTGATGCTCACTGATGTGAAAGGGATCTTCGAAGACCACAACGATCCCAGCACTTTCATTTCCACCCTGACCTTTGAAAAGGCCCAGGAGCTGATCGTAAAGGGCAGCATCGACGGGGGCATGATCCCCAAGGTGAAAGCCTGCATCTCCGCCCTGAGCGGCGGTGCCGTCAAGACCCACATCATCGACGGCCGGCAGGAACACTCCATCCTCCAGGAAATCTTCTCCGACGAGGGTGTGGGTACGGAAGTTGTCAGAGACTGA
- a CDS encoding transglycosylase domain-containing protein — protein MRKLLVVLVILAGALCFYVTRPSTIHEKVGGDAAPVVSQAPTRLSVGASLSRPLQLVGEAWDIRSAARQRIPRADWVPLRDISPWLPKAQVAVEDKRFYSHHGVDPDGIIRATLINIQNDEVVEGGSTLTQQLVKNLLLTSDRTMGRKALVEMGLALIVEARCSKEEILEMYLNTTFLGAGATGVKQASQVYFGKQPRDLSLPQAALLAGLPYAPTALNPYNNWRGAKKRRNLVLQRMYEQQMITDTQLEEATSEPLKIGN, from the coding sequence GTGCGGAAACTTCTGGTGGTACTGGTGATCCTGGCCGGGGCCCTTTGTTTTTATGTGACCCGGCCGTCCACCATCCATGAAAAGGTGGGCGGAGACGCGGCCCCTGTGGTATCCCAGGCCCCCACCCGTCTTTCCGTCGGCGCCTCCCTGTCCCGGCCCCTGCAGCTGGTCGGTGAGGCCTGGGACATCCGCAGCGCAGCCCGTCAGCGGATTCCCCGGGCAGACTGGGTACCCCTGCGTGATATATCTCCCTGGCTGCCCAAGGCCCAGGTTGCCGTGGAAGACAAGAGGTTCTACTCCCATCACGGTGTGGATCCGGACGGCATCATCCGGGCCACCCTGATCAACATCCAGAACGACGAAGTGGTGGAAGGCGGCAGCACCCTCACCCAGCAGCTGGTAAAGAACCTGCTGCTAACCTCAGACCGGACCATGGGACGGAAGGCCCTGGTGGAAATGGGCCTGGCCCTGATTGTGGAAGCCCGATGCAGCAAGGAAGAGATCCTGGAGATGTATCTGAATACCACCTTCCTGGGGGCCGGTGCCACCGGGGTGAAGCAGGCCAGCCAGGTGTATTTCGGAAAACAGCCCAGGGATCTGTCCCTGCCCCAGGCAGCCCTGCTGGCGGGCCTGCCCTATGCGCCCACGGCCCTGAACCCCTACAACAACTGGCGGGGGGCCAAAAAGCGCCGGAACCTGGTGCTCCAGCGCATGTATGAACAACAGATGATCACCGACACCCAATTGGAAGAGGCCACTTCTGAACCTCTGAAAATCGGAAACTGA
- the polA gene encoding DNA polymerase I, with the protein MSEKFLLIDGSSLLHRAFFALPPLTNKAGVNTGAVYGLCNMLLKLLQEIQPRYMLVAFDKSRKSFRTEKFAEYKGQRKATPPELKEQFPLSIELLQTMGIPTLELDNYEADDIIGTLSAAAPEAVEVKIVTGDRDEFQLIKGNVEVLFTKKGISNIAVYDEKAFGEEYQGLVPKQIIDLKGLMGDTSDNIPGVPGVGPKTAMKLLTAYQSVENVLDHADEVKGKSLQEKLKTYKEQALLSKDLATICLSVPIDKAPSAYPLTGLTSDSHHMMQELQFKNLWDRFVPVLGLAAGTEDPGSNDPMALFGAPTAAETWVTVEITDNAQAEKLLEDIRKKKSQVALAYKTSGLLPQLNLDAVDLAFENKHYHFQPELAGKTMLLELLADASVSKAIADPKELYKYMLGQGSMLRGVTDDPALAGYLYEPGATSYSLTNLGEEFLPAASGEGAQDTAALVPVLREKLKDRELTNLYENIELPLTENLAEMEFNGITIDQAMLDEVTDEMKKKVSALEQQAWDQAGEEFNLNSPKQLGVLLFEKLGLPIIKKTKTGYSTDVSVLEALQGEHPIIETLIAYRQLSKLLSTYLLGLHPLINPNTGRIHTHFNQMATVTGRLSSTEPNLQNIPTRTDVGRRMREMFVPGEGYDLLMSCDYSQVELRVMASIANDELLLDSFRHGQDVHARTASEIFGVPLDQVTHYMRSKAKTVNFGIIYGISDFGLARQLGVSRSEAAQYIESYFARYTGVKAYMEREKQKARDLGYVETLFGRRRYLPDIKARNFNRRSFAERTAINTPIQGTAADIIKIAMLKVAQKLKEAGVKSRVLLQVHDELVLEVPKEEKDQVAEIVKTTMEQAVPLEVPLVADVATGENWARAK; encoded by the coding sequence ATGAGCGAGAAATTCCTTCTGATCGACGGCAGCAGCCTGCTCCACCGGGCCTTTTTTGCTCTGCCGCCGCTGACCAACAAAGCGGGCGTCAATACCGGCGCCGTGTATGGCCTGTGCAATATGCTGCTGAAGCTGCTCCAGGAGATCCAGCCCAGGTACATGCTGGTGGCCTTCGACAAATCCCGGAAAAGCTTCCGGACCGAAAAATTTGCCGAATATAAAGGACAGCGGAAAGCCACTCCGCCGGAGCTGAAAGAACAGTTTCCCCTGTCCATCGAACTGCTCCAGACCATGGGCATCCCCACCCTGGAACTGGATAACTATGAAGCCGATGATATCATCGGGACCCTGTCCGCAGCCGCCCCTGAAGCTGTGGAAGTAAAAATCGTCACCGGCGACCGGGACGAATTCCAGCTGATCAAAGGCAATGTGGAGGTGCTGTTCACCAAAAAAGGGATTTCCAACATTGCTGTTTATGATGAAAAAGCCTTCGGGGAAGAGTACCAGGGCCTGGTGCCGAAACAGATCATCGATCTGAAAGGGCTCATGGGGGATACCAGTGATAACATTCCCGGGGTGCCCGGGGTAGGCCCCAAAACCGCCATGAAGCTGCTCACAGCCTATCAAAGTGTGGAAAATGTGCTGGACCATGCGGACGAAGTGAAGGGCAAATCCCTCCAGGAAAAATTAAAGACCTATAAGGAACAGGCCCTGCTGTCCAAAGACCTGGCTACCATCTGCCTCTCTGTACCCATCGACAAAGCCCCGTCGGCCTATCCCCTCACCGGGCTCACCTCCGATAGCCACCATATGATGCAGGAACTCCAGTTCAAGAACCTGTGGGATCGTTTTGTTCCGGTGCTGGGCCTGGCCGCAGGCACGGAAGACCCCGGTTCCAACGATCCCATGGCCCTGTTCGGGGCCCCAACTGCGGCAGAAACCTGGGTAACGGTGGAAATCACGGACAATGCCCAGGCAGAAAAGCTGCTGGAGGACATCCGAAAGAAAAAATCCCAGGTGGCCCTGGCTTATAAAACCAGTGGCCTGCTGCCCCAATTGAATCTGGATGCCGTGGACTTGGCCTTTGAAAACAAACACTATCATTTCCAGCCGGAACTGGCCGGGAAGACCATGCTGCTGGAGCTGCTGGCCGATGCTTCCGTCTCCAAGGCCATCGCTGATCCCAAGGAACTGTACAAATATATGCTGGGGCAGGGGAGCATGCTCCGGGGCGTCACTGACGATCCTGCTCTGGCCGGCTATCTGTACGAACCTGGCGCCACCAGTTACAGCCTGACGAACCTGGGCGAGGAATTCCTGCCTGCCGCCAGCGGAGAAGGAGCCCAGGATACGGCGGCCCTTGTGCCGGTCCTTCGGGAAAAGCTGAAGGACCGGGAACTTACCAATTTATATGAGAATATCGAACTGCCCCTGACCGAGAACCTGGCTGAGATGGAATTCAACGGAATTACCATCGATCAGGCCATGCTGGACGAAGTCACCGACGAAATGAAGAAGAAGGTCAGTGCCCTGGAACAGCAGGCCTGGGACCAGGCCGGGGAGGAGTTCAACCTGAATTCTCCCAAACAGCTGGGCGTGCTGCTGTTCGAAAAACTGGGGCTGCCCATCATCAAAAAGACCAAGACCGGCTATTCCACCGATGTGTCCGTGCTGGAGGCCCTCCAGGGGGAGCATCCCATCATCGAGACCCTGATCGCCTACCGCCAGCTGTCCAAGCTGCTGTCCACGTACCTGCTGGGTCTCCACCCGCTGATCAATCCCAACACCGGCCGCATCCACACCCATTTCAATCAGATGGCCACGGTCACCGGCCGGCTGTCCAGTACGGAACCCAACCTGCAGAACATCCCCACCCGGACGGACGTGGGCAGGCGCATGCGGGAGATGTTCGTGCCCGGAGAGGGCTACGACCTTCTGATGAGCTGCGACTATTCCCAGGTGGAACTGCGGGTCATGGCCAGCATCGCCAACGATGAGCTGCTGCTGGATTCCTTCCGCCACGGCCAGGATGTCCACGCCCGGACCGCTTCTGAAATCTTTGGAGTGCCCCTGGACCAGGTGACCCACTATATGCGCAGCAAGGCCAAGACCGTAAACTTCGGCATCATCTACGGCATCAGTGATTTCGGTCTGGCCCGGCAGCTGGGCGTATCCCGCAGTGAAGCCGCCCAGTATATCGAAAGTTATTTTGCCCGGTATACCGGAGTGAAGGCCTATATGGAACGGGAAAAGCAGAAGGCCCGGGATCTTGGCTACGTGGAGACCCTGTTCGGACGGCGCCGGTACCTGCCGGATATCAAGGCCAGGAACTTCAACCGGCGCAGCTTTGCCGAGCGCACTGCCATCAACACGCCCATCCAGGGCACTGCCGCGGACATCATCAAGATCGCCATGCTGAAGGTGGCCCAGAAATTGAAGGAAGCCGGCGTGAAGAGCCGGGTCCTGCTCCAGGTCCACGACGAACTGGTGCTGGAAGTGCCCAAAGAGGAAAAAGACCAGGTGGCGGAAATCGTGAAGACCACCATGGAACAGGCCGTGCCCCTGGAAGTGCCTCTGGTGGCCGATGTGGCCACCGGTGAGAACTGGGCCAGGGCCAAATAG
- the coaE gene encoding dephospho-CoA kinase (Dephospho-CoA kinase (CoaE) performs the final step in coenzyme A biosynthesis.), which translates to MTVIGLTGGIASGKSTVSAYLKEKGIPVFDADASAWEVEKAGQPCLQQLVEAFGKGILTPEGELDRSHMARLAFHDPRALQQLNAIVHRAVEDRRDRFLADHAGDAVVVLDAPLLLECGWEKKADTVWLVDIDPEQQIQRAMKRSGMTRQEVVDRINRQMPLEEKRKKADTIIDNSGTLEELYQKVEKALRGLSA; encoded by the coding sequence ATGACTGTCATTGGACTGACCGGGGGTATCGCCTCGGGAAAAAGTACCGTCAGTGCCTATTTAAAGGAAAAGGGCATCCCTGTGTTCGATGCGGATGCTTCGGCCTGGGAAGTGGAAAAGGCCGGGCAGCCCTGTCTGCAGCAGCTGGTGGAAGCCTTCGGAAAAGGGATCCTGACCCCCGAGGGAGAGCTGGACCGGAGCCACATGGCCCGGCTGGCCTTCCACGATCCCCGGGCCCTCCAGCAGCTGAATGCCATTGTCCACAGGGCGGTGGAGGACAGGCGGGACCGATTCCTGGCGGATCACGCCGGGGATGCCGTGGTGGTGCTGGATGCCCCGCTGCTGCTGGAGTGCGGCTGGGAGAAGAAGGCGGACACCGTGTGGCTGGTGGACATCGATCCGGAACAGCAGATCCAGCGGGCCATGAAGCGCTCCGGCATGACCAGACAGGAAGTGGTGGACCGGATCAACCGGCAGATGCCTTTGGAAGAAAAACGGAAAAAGGCCGACACCATCATCGACAACAGCGGGACCCTGGAGGAGCTGTACCAAAAGGTGGAGAAGGCACTGAGGGGCTTGTCCGCGTAA
- a CDS encoding helix-turn-helix transcriptional regulator, protein MTKGINQKLKMLYLKDIFEKETDDNHCLSLSEIMEKLKARGVNADRKTLYADFQELRNYGLDILNSNSGRGCVYHLGNRNFELPELKLLVDSVQAARFISDTKSRELIEKLGRLISHDQADSLKRQVVLAGRVKTMNRSVYLTVDKLHQAINQKIQVRFHYMKWDTRKNLVPRNGGNWFQVSPWLMILSDENYYLAAYYVETHEIRHYRVDKIKDLQLLPDQPQQGYPAFRKLDIARYADTHFGMFNGEQTPVEIRVTNEKAGIFIDRFGKDIMLIPQGPHAVTTTIQVEVSDQFLGWIMALGEGVEILAPHWVRKRMRDAGQRLMEVYR, encoded by the coding sequence ATGACCAAAGGCATCAACCAGAAACTGAAAATGCTGTACCTGAAGGACATCTTTGAAAAAGAAACGGACGACAACCACTGCCTGAGCCTTTCGGAAATCATGGAAAAACTGAAGGCCAGAGGAGTCAATGCCGACCGGAAGACCCTGTATGCCGACTTCCAGGAACTGCGGAACTACGGTCTGGACATCCTGAATTCCAACAGCGGCCGGGGCTGCGTGTACCATCTGGGCAACCGGAATTTCGAGCTGCCCGAGCTGAAACTGCTGGTGGATTCTGTACAGGCAGCCCGTTTCATTTCGGACACCAAGTCCCGGGAGCTGATCGAGAAACTGGGGCGGCTGATCAGCCATGACCAGGCAGACAGCCTGAAACGCCAGGTGGTACTGGCCGGACGGGTCAAGACCATGAACCGGAGCGTATACCTGACCGTGGATAAGCTGCACCAGGCCATCAACCAGAAAATCCAGGTCCGTTTCCATTATATGAAGTGGGATACCCGGAAGAACCTGGTCCCCCGAAACGGAGGCAACTGGTTCCAGGTCAGCCCCTGGCTGATGATCCTGTCCGATGAAAACTACTATCTGGCGGCCTACTACGTGGAGACCCATGAGATCCGCCATTACCGGGTGGACAAGATCAAGGATCTGCAGCTGCTGCCGGACCAGCCCCAGCAGGGCTACCCCGCCTTCCGGAAACTGGACATCGCCCGGTACGCCGACACCCATTTCGGGATGTTCAACGGAGAACAGACCCCGGTGGAAATCAGGGTCACCAATGAAAAAGCGGGCATCTTCATCGACCGGTTCGGCAAGGATATCATGCTGATTCCCCAGGGGCCCCATGCGGTGACCACCACCATCCAGGTGGAAGTCAGCGACCAGTTCCTGGGGTGGATCATGGCCCTGGGGGAGGGTGTGGAGATCCTGGCGCCCCACTGGGTACGGAAAAGGATGCGGGATGCCGGGCAGCGCCTGATGGAAGTGTACAGGTAG
- a CDS encoding lytic transglycosylase domain-containing protein, whose protein sequence is MEQKRKTKRPGCLPVVLVFILLLVAGYFGWKSDTAQRRFVYNWPYAREIHLYSAQYRVDPFLAVAVIKNESNFKPEAKSKAGALGLMQITPETGAWIAKCTDFPNFRDNLLLKPELNIKFGCWYLAELENEFQNNEVLMLAAYNAGRGTVKEWMKDYGWGYDFSDVSQIPFSDTRIYVQKVLNDRNNYQNLYKKTLKDY, encoded by the coding sequence TTGGAACAGAAAAGAAAAACGAAACGGCCGGGCTGCCTGCCGGTGGTGCTGGTATTCATCCTGCTCCTGGTGGCCGGCTACTTTGGATGGAAATCCGATACGGCCCAGCGTCGTTTCGTGTACAACTGGCCCTACGCCCGGGAAATCCATCTGTACAGTGCCCAATATCGGGTGGATCCCTTCCTGGCCGTAGCTGTGATCAAAAATGAAAGCAATTTCAAACCGGAGGCCAAATCCAAGGCCGGGGCCCTGGGGCTTATGCAGATCACCCCTGAGACCGGTGCCTGGATCGCCAAATGCACCGATTTTCCCAACTTCCGGGACAATCTGCTGCTGAAACCGGAATTGAACATCAAATTCGGCTGCTGGTACCTGGCTGAACTGGAAAATGAATTCCAGAACAACGAGGTGCTGATGCTGGCTGCCTACAACGCAGGCCGGGGCACGGTGAAAGAGTGGATGAAGGACTATGGCTGGGGCTACGATTTCAGCGATGTTTCCCAGATTCCCTTCAGCGATACCCGGATCTACGTACAGAAGGTTTTGAACGATCGGAACAACTACCAAAATCTTTATAAAAAAACGTTAAAAGACTATTGA
- the mutM gene encoding bifunctional DNA-formamidopyrimidine glycosylase/DNA-(apurinic or apyrimidinic site) lyase, with protein sequence MPELPEVEQVRISLVPHVVGRTITAVQVDVAKMVRHPGVEEFRKNLAGRTITGVGRRGKYLRLELDDGSWLLVHLRMTGALLAVKKELPEPRFTHLVFQLDGPENLYFTDIRKFGVVALMGRDGYQDKGYASLGPEPLDGELTPQYLKEKARGKTAVLKAFLLDQSVIAGLGNIYVDEALFAAGMRPTRRVNRVTRKEWEALTLAIKRVIAQGLAHHGTTFRNYQDADGHMGDNSRYLQVYHRKGLPCLRCGTLLKQIKVSGRGSVYCPHCQK encoded by the coding sequence ATGCCGGAACTGCCGGAAGTGGAACAGGTGCGGATCAGCCTGGTGCCCCATGTGGTGGGGCGGACCATCACCGCTGTGCAGGTGGATGTGGCCAAGATGGTACGCCATCCCGGGGTGGAGGAATTCCGGAAAAACCTGGCGGGGCGGACCATCACCGGAGTGGGGCGGCGGGGCAAATACCTGCGGCTGGAACTGGATGACGGCAGCTGGCTGCTGGTCCATCTGCGGATGACCGGGGCGCTGCTGGCGGTGAAGAAGGAACTGCCGGAACCCCGGTTCACCCATCTGGTCTTCCAGCTGGACGGGCCGGAGAACCTGTACTTCACCGATATCCGGAAATTCGGGGTGGTGGCCCTGATGGGCAGGGACGGGTACCAGGACAAAGGGTATGCGTCCCTGGGGCCGGAGCCTCTGGACGGGGAGCTGACACCCCAGTACCTGAAAGAAAAAGCCCGGGGCAAAACTGCGGTGCTGAAGGCCTTCCTGCTGGACCAGAGCGTCATCGCCGGGCTGGGGAACATCTATGTGGATGAGGCCCTGTTCGCCGCCGGGATGCGGCCCACCCGCCGGGTGAACCGGGTTACCCGGAAGGAGTGGGAGGCCCTGACCCTGGCCATCAAGAGGGTCATTGCCCAGGGACTGGCCCACCATGGGACCACCTTCCGCAACTACCAGGACGCAGACGGGCATATGGGGGACAACAGCCGCTACCTGCAGGTGTACCACCGGAAGGGGCTGCCCTGCCTGCGCTGTGGCACCCTGCTGAAACAGATCAAAGTCAGCGGCCGGGGCAGTGTGTACTGCCCCCACTGCCAGAAATAG